Proteins from a genomic interval of Phlebotomus papatasi isolate M1 chromosome 3, Ppap_2.1, whole genome shotgun sequence:
- the LOC129806883 gene encoding transcription factor SPT20 homolog isoform X16: MSIAAAENAGLGPCDLPLPDQWVTHSHTQLSHLQSHSVATTSAGGVIPLSLASPATTAALAGLHHHTTPQQHSPLQQSSKIMNAVAPAVACPPTSAATKKIRRKQENKPQSQINKCNNEKRRRELENEYIEQLGEFLQINKRDMTSCKPDKAAILNEVVKTFRTLLEKGSRELSSSRCSKCPPDCADSCTVHPVQQGDVSSTEPPLPEPSVNGQSPEISAYFEAVEHYISSAGWVLLEINAEGIIECVTENIKDLIMFTRAELSRQSIYSYLHPGDHGKLSPILNNMSFTVGWGATEDDSQSPQQPQVPPGSNQAGSGGKRSIKTRIRMLVKHPEAAGETIEQKQQRMDKYEEVVIIAAPVKDDGDECSSVLCLITRPEDDGPLENSGALPQRDLEQLTLKIEPSGKIINLDASTLRETFAQSLAKEPLRSIQDLCHVQDQHVLKMHLKEVHQGTNSMAYSAAYRLRLGGPEAYVHVKVTSKLFRSTIHGESDFIMAVHTILMDGDSGDQQMALMGGPSGMGSHLAAGGSGSSSGSSMGGPLMTSVMNGGVGTLQASAGRSTSVVTSFSSPPASDCSNFFATESLIDFDIPHSTILDMDAVGVTWDTRPDSRASVTPVSTPRPPSVSAYSPVAAPICPSPLTYHSANAGGQASPQNNNNSSSVNNNTNANFSGNFGNFPGGFEDKEKAGMEQQQQMVIGQNHDSERLRNLLTTKRSQPIGAPGTSAMDADATARNTNRILKSVCAQGLLNAEEEKDAANPAYAKMNAGTARMPQGRPRSVQENKTSNNNMLLQLLNDKSDDDDPESRGNRVPSELLRQLQKEDTPKEHNHANQQIGNEELIQLLRFQGNDFGRKRSSNEPDEGGAAKRSDEKPSLLREKNKMLASLLANPSKAPTTVLPSTAMQVKIIPDITPSSINSRVTNTSNQQQHLTNNNNTIMSNNNTNSNNQKQIVQPLNQVRPPPPSIRKPSDVYLNQMPSQQDISKNQQVMQPPVSHPQDFQVESGSFATSTAVTPSQPHQEWDPELSEILNEVIDIVPDTNYPDNDLNNILGTAISTIDTSSVPSAPAQSQHQDLNEKLMINAIQKSLMQFENNSVFNSSPPAYPAMHSGPPTAGGSVTTHQQSQGFPAPPPIYSQRSQRMPQMIPAGHQQQQQQQQQLNVTAVAARFQLMQQHRLMQQQQQKEQRERLLQQQQKQQMVVPVNATAGADQLCLNPGMTNIESLLNNTVAPNVSLQRSTSVVSDAQLSPGFTQPMMQPQQQNSNQRTPFSPQPNQGYQQASFSTNNGQRLSPLQQQQLSQQQQQQQQQQQMGGFSGGTSANGTAQLSPRQPPFGGQGAIHQQQTPQAVATSVQQQQQQQQQWTQQQSNVRLSLQQQQNPMLNAQLTNVVGYNSRQFQAQRQRSLNSPGTPVSRQNSFPGPEGFPGPPSPTQTPYGASPGTNVVPGQAGVFNQQQLRMQRQASVPQATQHLPGANNNGAREFLRAHVQNRQTGQVRTPQSPHSGMGQSPLVGNPASSGIPGGGGGTGQQQQSPQQQMGAAPLLNTPPDQTLGFNFDMSQSDFFGGSVTR; the protein is encoded by the exons GCTTGGCCCGTGTGATCTACCTCTGCCGGATCAGTGGGTCACCCATTCCCACACACAATTGTCACATCTTCAGTCACACTCCGTCGCCACGACGTCCGCGGGGGGCGTCATTCCGCTCTCGCTCGCGTCTCCGGCGACCACAGCTGCCCTCGCGGGCCTTCACCATCACACGACGCCGCAGCAGCATTCACCCCTGCAGCAGTCGTCAAAAATAATGAATGCCGTGGCGCCGGCTGTGGCGTGCCCGCCCACGAGCGCCGCCACCAAGAAGATTCGCCGGAAGCAGGAGAATAAACCACAGTCGCAGATCAACAAGTGTAACAATGAGAAGCGGCGTCGAGAACTTGAGAATGAATATATTGAGCAGCTGGGTGAGTTCCTGCAGATCAACAAACGCGACATGACCTCCTGCAAGCCAGACAAGGCGGCCATCCTCAATGAAGTAGTGAAAACG TTTCGTACGTTGTTGGAGAAAGGCAGTCGAGAATTGTCATCGTCCAGATGTTCTAAATGCCCGCCAGACTGTGCTGACTCCTGCACGGTACATCCCGTTCAGCAGGGCGATGTGTCCTCGACGGAACCTCCTCTACCTGAGCCCTCAGTCAATGGTCAGTCACCCGAAATCTCGGCATACTTTGAGGCTGTGGAGCACTATATCTCATCAGCTGGATGGGTACTGCTGGAGATCAATGCCGAGGGTATTATTGAGTGCGTGACTGAGAATATCAAGGACTTGATTATGTTCACGCGGGCTGAACTCAGTAGACAGTCAATCTATTCGTACCTGCATCCTGGTGATCATGGGAAACTTAGTCCCATTCTCAATAATATGTCCTTTACGGTTGGCTGGGGTGCCACTGAGGATGATTCACAGTCTCCGCAGCAGCCTCAAGTGCCACCGGGGTCAAATCAGGCTGGAAGTGGCGGAAAGAGGTCGATAAAGACGCGAATACGGATGTTGGTGAAGCATCCAGAAGCTGCTGGTGAAACAATTGAGCAGAAACAGCAGCGAATGGATAAGTACGAAGAAGTGGTGATCATAGCGGCTCCTGTGAAGGATGATGGTGATGAATGTTCATCTGTGCTGTGTTTGATCACACGGCCTGAAGATGATGGACCTCTGGAGAATTCTGGAGCACTTCCACAACGGGATCTCGAACAATTGACGCTAAAAATTGAACCTAGTGGGAAGATTATTAATCTCGATGCGAGTACGTTAAGGGAGACATTTGCCCAGAGCCTAGCCAAAGAGCCGCTGAGATCCATACAGGATCTGTGTCATGTGCAGGATCAGCATGTACTGAAGATGCACTTGAAGGAAGTGCATCAGGGCACCAATTCCATGGCATATTCAGCGGCCTATCGGCTCAGACTAGGTGGTCCGGAAGCCTATGTTCACGTTAAGGTGACATCTAAGCTTTTCCGGAGCACCATTCATGGCGAGAGTGACTTCATCATGGCTGTGCATACGATTCTCATGGATGGAGACTCTGGTGATCAGCAAATGGCACTGATGGGAGGACCTTCGGGGATGGGGTCACATTTGGCAGCTGGAGGATCCGGAAGTAGTAGTGGTAGTAGTATGGGAGGACCCCTTATGACAAGTGTCATGAACGGAGGGGTAGGAACTCTGCAAGCCTCTGCAGGAAGATCCACCAGCGTTGTAACTTCCTTTTCGAGCCCTCCAGCCTCCGACTGCAGTAATTTCTTTGCCACAGAGTCTCTAATTGACTTTGACATCCCTCATTCTACAATCCTGGACATGGATGCTGTGGGAGTGACCTGGGATACGAGGCCAGACTCCAGGGCCAGTGTTACTCCCGTCAGCACTCCTAGACCTCCCTCTGTCTCAGCCTATAGTCCTGTAGCTGCTCCTATTTGTCCTTCTCCTCTGACCTACCACTCAGCTAATGCTGGTGGCCAGGCAAGTCCTCAGAACAATAATAACAGCAGCAGTGTCAACAACAACACCAACGCAAACTTCAGTGGAAACTTCGGTAACTTTCCTGGGGGGTTTGAGGACAAGGAAAAGGCGGGTATGGAGCAGCAGCAACAGATGGTAATTGGGCAGAATCATGACTCTGAGAGGCTGAGAAATCTGCTGACGACGAAGCGGAGTCAACCAATTGGGGCACCGGGCACAAGTGCCATGGATGCAGATGCAACAGCTCGCAACACCAATAGGATTCTCAAG TCTGTGTGTGCGCAGGGTCTCCTCAATGCCGAGGAGGAGAAGGATGCTGCCAATCCAGCTTATGCGAAGATGAATGCGGGCACGGCCAGAATGCCCCAAGGCAGACCCAGGTCGGTACAGGAGAACAAGACCAGCAACAATAACATGCTGCTGCAG CTACTCAATGATAAGAGTGATGATGATGATCCGGAATCGCGAGGGAATCGTGTGCCCAGTGAATTGCTGCGTCAGCTGCAAAAA GAGGACACACCGAAGGAACACAATCATGCTAATCAGCAGATTGGGAATGAGGAGTTGATTCAACTGCTGCGATTCCAAGGCAATGACTTTGGTAGGAAGCGTTCGTCGAATGAGCCGGATGAAGGTGGGGCGGCCAAAAGGTCCGACGAGAAGCCATCGTTGTTGCGCGAGAAGAACAAAATGCTGGCATCACTGCTGGCCAATCCGTCAAAGGCACCCACCACCGTGCTCCCATCGACGGCCATGCAAGTGAAGATAATTCCCGATATAACGCCGTCCAGTATTAATTCCCGGGTCACAAATACCAGCAATCAGCAGCAACATCTAACCAATAACAACAACACTATTATGAGCAACAATAACACTAATAGCAACAACCAAAAACAAATAGTACAACCGTTGAACCAAGTTCGACCGCCTCCGCCATCAATTCGTAAGCCTTCCGATGTCTACCTCAACCAAATGCCAAGTCAGCAGGATATTAGCAAGAATCAACAG GTGATGCAACCGCCAGTATCACATCCACAAGATTTCCAAGTGGAATCAGGGTCCTTCGCTACATCAACTGCCGTAACTCCATCCCAGCCCCATCAAGAGTGGGACCCGGAGCTATCTGAGATTCTAAATGAAGTTATTGACATTGTGCCAGACACAAATTATCCCGACAATGATTTAAATAATATTCTGGGCACTG CTATTAGTACAATTGATACGTCATCTGTGCCATCGGCACCAGCTCAGAGTCAGCATCAGGATCTCAATGAGAAGCTAATGATAAATGCCATTCAGAAGTCACTGATGCAATTTGAGAATAATTCAGTGTTTAACAGCAGTCCACCGGCATATCCGGCTATGCATTCCGGACCACCGACAGCCGGTGGTTCTGTTACGACGCACCAGCAGAGTCAGGGATTCCCAGCGCCACCACCAATTTACTCACAGCGCTCTCAGCGGATGCCCCAAATGATTCCGGCTGGGCAtcaacagcagcagcagcagcaacaacaaCTCAATGTGACGGCTGTGGCAGCGAGATTTCAGCTAATGCAGCAGCATAGGTTGATGCAACAGCAACAGCAAAAGGAGCAACGTGAGAGGCTGCTACAGCAACAACAGAAACAACAAATGGTCGTTCCGGTGAATGCCACAGCAGGAGCTGATCAGTTGT GCCTAAATCCCGGGATGACTAATATTGAGTCACTTCTGAACAACACAGTGGCACCAAATGTATCTCTTCAGCGTAGTACGAGTGTTGTGTCAGATGCACAACTCAGTCCTGGTTTTACGCAGCCAATGATGCAGCCACAGCAGCAGAATTCCAATCAACGAACACCGTTTAGTCCACAACCAAATCAAg GCTACCAACAGGCGTCTTTTAGTACCAACAATGGTCAGCGCCTGTCACCGTTGCAACAGCAACAACTCAGtcaacagcagcagcaacaacaaCAGCAACAGCAAATGGGGGGATTTTCGGGAGGTACTAGCGCCAATGGAACAGCTCAGTTGTCTCCACGACAACCGCCATTTGGTGGACAGGGTGCCATTCATCAGCAACAAACACCACAAGCCGTTGCCACATCCGttcagcagcagcagcaacagcaacaACAATGGACTCAGCAGCAATCCAATGTGAGGTTATCGCTGCAGCAGCAGCAAAATCCAATGCTCAATGCCCAGCTCACG AATGTGGTCGGCTACAACTCGCGACAATTCCAGGCGCAACGTCAGCGATCTCTCAATTCCCCTGGTACTCCAGTGAGTCGCCAGAACTCCTTTCCTGGTCCCGAAGGCTTTCCCGGACCACCCAGTCCGACACAGACTCCCTACGGAGCATCTCCAGGCACAAATGTTGTGCCTGGACAGGCGGGTGTATTCAATCAGCAACAACTGAGGATGCAACGACAAGCCAGTGTGCCTCAGGCCACACAGCATTTACCAG
- the LOC129806883 gene encoding nuclear receptor coactivator 2 isoform X10, producing the protein MSIAAAENAGLGPCDLPLPDQWVTHSHTQLSHLQSHSVATTSAGGVIPLSLASPATTAALAGLHHHTTPQQHSPLQQSSKIMNAVAPAVACPPTSAATKKIRRKQENKPQSQINKCNNEKRRRELENEYIEQLGEFLQINKRDMTSCKPDKAAILNEVVKTFRTLLEKGSRELSSSRCSKCPPDCADSCTVHPVQQGDVSSTEPPLPEPSVNGQSPEISAYFEAVEHYISSAGWVLLEINAEGIIECVTENIKDLIMFTRAELSRQSIYSYLHPGDHGKLSPILNNMSFTVGWGATEDDSQSPQQPQVPPGSNQAGSGGKRSIKTRIRMLVKHPEAAGETIEQKQQRMDKYEEVVIIAAPVKDDGDECSSVLCLITRPEDDGPLENSGALPQRDLEQLTLKIEPSGKIINLDASTLRETFAQSLAKEPLRSIQDLCHVQDQHVLKMHLKEVHQGTNSMAYSAAYRLRLGGPEAYVHVKVTSKLFRSTIHGESDFIMAVHTILMDGDSGDQQMALMGGPSGMGSHLAAGGSGSSSGSSMGGPLMTSVMNGGVGTLQASAGRSTSVVTSFSSPPASDCSNFFATESLIDFDIPHSTILDMDAVGVTWDTRPDSRASVTPVSTPRPPSVSAYSPVAAPICPSPLTYHSANAGGQASPQNNNNSSSVNNNTNANFSGNFGNFPGGFEDKEKAGMEQQQQMVIGQNHDSERLRNLLTTKRSQPIGAPGTSAMDADATARNTNRILKGLLNAEEEKDAANPAYAKMNAGTARMPQGRPRSVQENKTSNNNMLLQLLNDKSDDDDPESRGNRVPSELLRQLQKKLNPKEDTPKEHNHANQQIGNEELIQLLRFQGNDFGRKRSSNEPDEGGAAKRSDEKPSLLREKNKMLASLLANPSKAPTTVLPSTAMQVKIIPDITPSSINSRVTNTSNQQQHLTNNNNTIMSNNNTNSNNQKQIVQPLNQVRPPPPSIRKPSDVYLNQMPSQQDISKNQQVMQPPVSHPQDFQVESGSFATSTAVTPSQPHQEWDPELSEILNEVIDIVPDTNYPDNDLNNILGTAISTIDTSSVPSAPAQSQHQDLNEKLMINAIQKSLMQFENNSVFNSSPPAYPAMHSGPPTAGGSVTTHQQSQGFPAPPPIYSQRSQRMPQMIPAGHQQQQQQQQQLNVTAVAARFQLMQQHRLMQQQQQKEQRERLLQQQQKQQMVVPVNATAGADQLCLNPGMTNIESLLNNTVAPNVSLQRSTSVVSDAQLSPGFTQPMMQPQQQNSNQRTPFSPQPNQGYQQASFSTNNGQRLSPLQQQQLSQQQQQQQQQQQMGGFSGGTSANGTAQLSPRQPPFGGQGAIHQQQTPQAVATSVQQQQQQQQQWTQQQSNVRLSLQQQQNPMLNAQLTNVVGYNSRQFQAQRQRSLNSPGTPVSRQNSFPGPEGFPGPPSPTQTPYGASPGTNVVPGQAGVFNQQQLRMQRQASVPQATQHLPGSPRSFGAPDATGYGMIYNNMQHAQGSGGDFYGRPQSGANNNGAREFLRAHVQNRQTGQVRTPQSPHSGMGQSPLVGNPASSGIPGGGGGTGQQQQSPQQQMGAAPLLNTPPDQTLGFNFDMSQSDFFGGSVTR; encoded by the exons GCTTGGCCCGTGTGATCTACCTCTGCCGGATCAGTGGGTCACCCATTCCCACACACAATTGTCACATCTTCAGTCACACTCCGTCGCCACGACGTCCGCGGGGGGCGTCATTCCGCTCTCGCTCGCGTCTCCGGCGACCACAGCTGCCCTCGCGGGCCTTCACCATCACACGACGCCGCAGCAGCATTCACCCCTGCAGCAGTCGTCAAAAATAATGAATGCCGTGGCGCCGGCTGTGGCGTGCCCGCCCACGAGCGCCGCCACCAAGAAGATTCGCCGGAAGCAGGAGAATAAACCACAGTCGCAGATCAACAAGTGTAACAATGAGAAGCGGCGTCGAGAACTTGAGAATGAATATATTGAGCAGCTGGGTGAGTTCCTGCAGATCAACAAACGCGACATGACCTCCTGCAAGCCAGACAAGGCGGCCATCCTCAATGAAGTAGTGAAAACG TTTCGTACGTTGTTGGAGAAAGGCAGTCGAGAATTGTCATCGTCCAGATGTTCTAAATGCCCGCCAGACTGTGCTGACTCCTGCACGGTACATCCCGTTCAGCAGGGCGATGTGTCCTCGACGGAACCTCCTCTACCTGAGCCCTCAGTCAATGGTCAGTCACCCGAAATCTCGGCATACTTTGAGGCTGTGGAGCACTATATCTCATCAGCTGGATGGGTACTGCTGGAGATCAATGCCGAGGGTATTATTGAGTGCGTGACTGAGAATATCAAGGACTTGATTATGTTCACGCGGGCTGAACTCAGTAGACAGTCAATCTATTCGTACCTGCATCCTGGTGATCATGGGAAACTTAGTCCCATTCTCAATAATATGTCCTTTACGGTTGGCTGGGGTGCCACTGAGGATGATTCACAGTCTCCGCAGCAGCCTCAAGTGCCACCGGGGTCAAATCAGGCTGGAAGTGGCGGAAAGAGGTCGATAAAGACGCGAATACGGATGTTGGTGAAGCATCCAGAAGCTGCTGGTGAAACAATTGAGCAGAAACAGCAGCGAATGGATAAGTACGAAGAAGTGGTGATCATAGCGGCTCCTGTGAAGGATGATGGTGATGAATGTTCATCTGTGCTGTGTTTGATCACACGGCCTGAAGATGATGGACCTCTGGAGAATTCTGGAGCACTTCCACAACGGGATCTCGAACAATTGACGCTAAAAATTGAACCTAGTGGGAAGATTATTAATCTCGATGCGAGTACGTTAAGGGAGACATTTGCCCAGAGCCTAGCCAAAGAGCCGCTGAGATCCATACAGGATCTGTGTCATGTGCAGGATCAGCATGTACTGAAGATGCACTTGAAGGAAGTGCATCAGGGCACCAATTCCATGGCATATTCAGCGGCCTATCGGCTCAGACTAGGTGGTCCGGAAGCCTATGTTCACGTTAAGGTGACATCTAAGCTTTTCCGGAGCACCATTCATGGCGAGAGTGACTTCATCATGGCTGTGCATACGATTCTCATGGATGGAGACTCTGGTGATCAGCAAATGGCACTGATGGGAGGACCTTCGGGGATGGGGTCACATTTGGCAGCTGGAGGATCCGGAAGTAGTAGTGGTAGTAGTATGGGAGGACCCCTTATGACAAGTGTCATGAACGGAGGGGTAGGAACTCTGCAAGCCTCTGCAGGAAGATCCACCAGCGTTGTAACTTCCTTTTCGAGCCCTCCAGCCTCCGACTGCAGTAATTTCTTTGCCACAGAGTCTCTAATTGACTTTGACATCCCTCATTCTACAATCCTGGACATGGATGCTGTGGGAGTGACCTGGGATACGAGGCCAGACTCCAGGGCCAGTGTTACTCCCGTCAGCACTCCTAGACCTCCCTCTGTCTCAGCCTATAGTCCTGTAGCTGCTCCTATTTGTCCTTCTCCTCTGACCTACCACTCAGCTAATGCTGGTGGCCAGGCAAGTCCTCAGAACAATAATAACAGCAGCAGTGTCAACAACAACACCAACGCAAACTTCAGTGGAAACTTCGGTAACTTTCCTGGGGGGTTTGAGGACAAGGAAAAGGCGGGTATGGAGCAGCAGCAACAGATGGTAATTGGGCAGAATCATGACTCTGAGAGGCTGAGAAATCTGCTGACGACGAAGCGGAGTCAACCAATTGGGGCACCGGGCACAAGTGCCATGGATGCAGATGCAACAGCTCGCAACACCAATAGGATTCTCAAG GGTCTCCTCAATGCCGAGGAGGAGAAGGATGCTGCCAATCCAGCTTATGCGAAGATGAATGCGGGCACGGCCAGAATGCCCCAAGGCAGACCCAGGTCGGTACAGGAGAACAAGACCAGCAACAATAACATGCTGCTGCAG CTACTCAATGATAAGAGTGATGATGATGATCCGGAATCGCGAGGGAATCGTGTGCCCAGTGAATTGCTGCGTCAGCTGCAAAAA AAATTGAATCCCAAGGAGGACACACCGAAGGAACACAATCATGCTAATCAGCAGATTGGGAATGAGGAGTTGATTCAACTGCTGCGATTCCAAGGCAATGACTTTGGTAGGAAGCGTTCGTCGAATGAGCCGGATGAAGGTGGGGCGGCCAAAAGGTCCGACGAGAAGCCATCGTTGTTGCGCGAGAAGAACAAAATGCTGGCATCACTGCTGGCCAATCCGTCAAAGGCACCCACCACCGTGCTCCCATCGACGGCCATGCAAGTGAAGATAATTCCCGATATAACGCCGTCCAGTATTAATTCCCGGGTCACAAATACCAGCAATCAGCAGCAACATCTAACCAATAACAACAACACTATTATGAGCAACAATAACACTAATAGCAACAACCAAAAACAAATAGTACAACCGTTGAACCAAGTTCGACCGCCTCCGCCATCAATTCGTAAGCCTTCCGATGTCTACCTCAACCAAATGCCAAGTCAGCAGGATATTAGCAAGAATCAACAG GTGATGCAACCGCCAGTATCACATCCACAAGATTTCCAAGTGGAATCAGGGTCCTTCGCTACATCAACTGCCGTAACTCCATCCCAGCCCCATCAAGAGTGGGACCCGGAGCTATCTGAGATTCTAAATGAAGTTATTGACATTGTGCCAGACACAAATTATCCCGACAATGATTTAAATAATATTCTGGGCACTG CTATTAGTACAATTGATACGTCATCTGTGCCATCGGCACCAGCTCAGAGTCAGCATCAGGATCTCAATGAGAAGCTAATGATAAATGCCATTCAGAAGTCACTGATGCAATTTGAGAATAATTCAGTGTTTAACAGCAGTCCACCGGCATATCCGGCTATGCATTCCGGACCACCGACAGCCGGTGGTTCTGTTACGACGCACCAGCAGAGTCAGGGATTCCCAGCGCCACCACCAATTTACTCACAGCGCTCTCAGCGGATGCCCCAAATGATTCCGGCTGGGCAtcaacagcagcagcagcagcaacaacaaCTCAATGTGACGGCTGTGGCAGCGAGATTTCAGCTAATGCAGCAGCATAGGTTGATGCAACAGCAACAGCAAAAGGAGCAACGTGAGAGGCTGCTACAGCAACAACAGAAACAACAAATGGTCGTTCCGGTGAATGCCACAGCAGGAGCTGATCAGTTGT GCCTAAATCCCGGGATGACTAATATTGAGTCACTTCTGAACAACACAGTGGCACCAAATGTATCTCTTCAGCGTAGTACGAGTGTTGTGTCAGATGCACAACTCAGTCCTGGTTTTACGCAGCCAATGATGCAGCCACAGCAGCAGAATTCCAATCAACGAACACCGTTTAGTCCACAACCAAATCAAg GCTACCAACAGGCGTCTTTTAGTACCAACAATGGTCAGCGCCTGTCACCGTTGCAACAGCAACAACTCAGtcaacagcagcagcaacaacaaCAGCAACAGCAAATGGGGGGATTTTCGGGAGGTACTAGCGCCAATGGAACAGCTCAGTTGTCTCCACGACAACCGCCATTTGGTGGACAGGGTGCCATTCATCAGCAACAAACACCACAAGCCGTTGCCACATCCGttcagcagcagcagcaacagcaacaACAATGGACTCAGCAGCAATCCAATGTGAGGTTATCGCTGCAGCAGCAGCAAAATCCAATGCTCAATGCCCAGCTCACG AATGTGGTCGGCTACAACTCGCGACAATTCCAGGCGCAACGTCAGCGATCTCTCAATTCCCCTGGTACTCCAGTGAGTCGCCAGAACTCCTTTCCTGGTCCCGAAGGCTTTCCCGGACCACCCAGTCCGACACAGACTCCCTACGGAGCATCTCCAGGCACAAATGTTGTGCCTGGACAGGCGGGTGTATTCAATCAGCAACAACTGAGGATGCAACGACAAGCCAGTGTGCCTCAGGCCACACAGCATTTACCAG GATCCCCGAGGTCTTTTGGCGCTCCCGATGCCACGGGATATGGAATGATTTACAACAATATGCAACATGCACAAGGCTCAGGGGGCGATTTTTATGGCCGCCCACAGTCCG